In a single window of the Montipora foliosa isolate CH-2021 unplaced genomic scaffold, ASM3666993v2 scaffold_422, whole genome shotgun sequence genome:
- the LOC137988591 gene encoding uncharacterized protein — protein MADELEEVCSFLRSRKGDEQTITKFKEQKMDFQAISMSSAEELQELGLVRGDAMNLKHFAQTRLQAQKKISGKDEKKRLLEEVLSQGGKDRKKAPSKVNTSRKKAVRKVNLGWLHFHESTQTYVQVKSPKGGGTRVADLPMLSTRDIIISTGINCFFPNGSSTFGPSNEMEFSLSNFQQQEIPDSDKFTLQQYVEEYKLNRITLYLLSRRKESSDHPDIADSELEKPVFSPAETVHHASEAEVLTESLDDRRQLISEQNEEYWKSLETDRELERRKRAKLSEEASLVKRQVEIMLARKDRVPEEPCQGEDRVVVRVRHLTFGVVERFFRPDTMLASIYDWVGSLDSTPEHFVLSNYNHDLMPTERIGTIAIHSSIVLNMRESDFTPPLGNDVNFRGFGSITDDLDSTVPFSPFPPHEYVHLPSQLMEEDSCSDASPGRDGFSRDHNILSGYTPDNQNSDSSSIRSASPQSGISARCENGSDRDNPSGVTLCTSIKDSDSDSTSSGDQPPGVIFQAQLSDLAANGRSVRNVRRFSTFFM, from the exons ATGGCGGACGAGCTTGAG GAGGTGTGTTCCTTTTTAAGAAGTAGAAAAGGGGATGAACAGACAATCACAAAATTTAAAGAGCAAAAG ATGGATTTCCAGGCAATATCAATGAGCTCAGCTGAGGAACTGCAAGAGTTGGGCTTAGTTAGAGGTGATGCAATGAATTTGAAGCATTTTGCCCAGACTAGACTACAGGCTCAGAAGAAAATTTCTGGAAAAGATGAGAAAAAGCGCCTTCTGGAAGAAGTGTTGAGCCAAGGAGGTAAAGACAGAAAAAAAGCGCCTTCAAAGGTGAATACATCAAGAAAGAAGGCTGTCCGTAAAGTTAACTTAGGATGGCTCCATTTCCATGAGTCAACACAAACATATGTACAAGTCAAAAGCCCAAAAGGGGGAGGAACCCGAGTTGCAGATTTGCCAATGCTCTCCACCAGAGACATCATTATCAGTACAGGGataaactgtttttttccaaatggaTCCAGCACCTTTGGCCCCTCAAATGAGATGGAATTCTCACTTTCTAATTTTCAGCAACAAGAAATCCCTGACTCTGACAAATTCACATTGCAACAATATGTAGAAGAATATAAGCTAAACAGAATAACTCTCTACTTGTTAAGCAGAAGAAAGGAAAGTTCTGATCATCCAGACATTGCTGACAGTGAATTAGAGAAGCCAGTGTTTTCCCCTGCAGAAACGGTTCACCATGCAAGTGAAGCTGAAGTGTTAACAGAGAGTCTAGATGACAGACGACAGCTCATTTCTGAGCAAAATGAGGAGTACTGGAAATCACTGGAAACTGACAGGGAGTTGGAGAGGAGAAAGAGGGCAAAGCTTTCAGAAGAAGCCAGTTTAGTCAAGAGACAAGTTGAAATCATGTTGGCTAGGAAAGATAGAGTTCCTGAAGAACCTTGTCAAGGAGAGGACAGAGTGGTAGTGAGAGTTCGCCATTTAACATTCGGTGTTGTCGAAAGATTCTTCAGGCCAGACACTATGCTGGCTTCAATCTATGACTGGGTTGGATCATTGGACAGCACACCAGAGCACTTTGTACTGTCTAATTACAATCATGATTTAATGCCCACTGAACGCATTGGAACCATTGCCATCCATAGCTCAATTGTTTTGAACATGAGAGAGAGTGACTTTACACCACCACTTGGTAATGATGTCAATTTCAGAGGCTTTGGGAGCATCACCGATGACCTGGACAGCACTGTACCCTTCAGTCCTTTTCCACCCCATGAATATGTACATTTACCCAGCCAATTAATGGAGGAAGATAGTTG TAGTGATGCCTCACCAGGAAGAGATGGTTTTAGCAGGGACCATAATATTTTAAGTGGTTACACTCCAGATAACCAGAACTCTGACAGCTCAAGCATTAGAAGTGCCTCCCCCCAGTCAGGCATATCAGCACGTTGTGAGAATGGCAGTGACCGAGATAATCCTTCTGGGGTGACTTTATG TACCTCCATTAAGGACAGTGATAGTGACAGTACCTCTTCAGGGGATCAGCCACCAGGGGTTATATTCCAAGCTCAATTAAGTGACTTAGCTGCAAATGGCCGGAGTGTCAGAAATGTAAGGAGATTCAGCACCTTTTTTATGTAA